The DNA region GGAATTCCAGATCAGCGAACGATCGTTGACCTTCACATCCGGCATGCCTTCGTAGACGTCGTGGATGAGCTTGACGCCTTCCTTCAGCACGTCGCCGGTGCGGAAGACGGCGCAGTTGTTCTGCATCACCCGCTGCATCTTGAGACGCAGTTCAGCGGTCGGCGTGCCGCCGGACGCGTAACGGCGGCCATCGAGCCGCGACAGCGCGAGGTCGGCCGAGTCCTTCGGCAGATCCGGCTGCTTCTCGCCGGGCTTGAGGATCTCGGCGCAACGCTGCGCGGCGGCGCGGCCGAACACCACGAGGTCGATCAGCGAGTTGGAGCCGAGGCGGTTGGCGCCATGCACAGAGACGCAGCCCGCTTCGCCGAGCGCCATCAGACCGGGGATCACCTGGTCCGGATTGCCGTCCTTCAGGGTGACCGCTTCGCCGTGATAGTTCGTGGCGATGCCGCCCATGTTGTAGTGCACGGTCGGCAGCACCGGGATCGGCTCGCGGGTCACGTCGACGCCGGCGAAGATGCGCGCGGTTTCGGAGATGCCTGGCAGGCGTTCGTGCAGCACCTTCGGATCGAGATGGTCGAGGTGCAGGAAGATGTGGTCCTTGTCCTTGCCGACGCCGCGGCCTTCGCGGATCTCCAGGGTCATGGAGCGCGAAACCACGTCACGCGAGGCGAGGTCCTTGGCCGACGGCGCGTAACGCTCCATGAAGCGCTCGCCTTCGGAGTTGGTCAGATAGCCGCCTTCGCCGCGCGAACCCTCGGTGATGAGGCAGCCCGCCGGATAGATACCGGTCGGGTGGAATTGAACGAATTCCATGTCCTGCATCGGCAGCCCGGCCCGCAGCACCATGCCGCCGCCGTCGCCGGTGCAGATGTGCGCGGAGGTGCAGGAGAAGTAGGCGCGGCCATAGCCGCCGGTCGCCAGAATGGTCTGGTTGGCGGCGAAGCGGTGGATCGAGCCGTCGTCCATGTTCAGCGCGATGACGCCGCGGCAACGGCCTTCGCTGTCCATGATCAGGTCGATAGCGAAGTATTCGATGTAGAACTCGGCGTTATGGCGCAGCGCCTGGCCGTACATCGTGTGCAGCATCGCGTGGCCGGTGCGGTCCGCCGCGGCGCAGGTGCGCTGCGCGGTGCCCTTGCCGTAATGCGTGGTCATGCCGCCGAACGGGCGCTGATAGATCTTGCCGTCTTCCTCGCGGCGCGAGAACGGCAGGCCCCAGTGCTCGAGCTCATACACGGCAGCCGGCGCGTTGCGGCACATGTACTCGATCGAATCCTGGTCGCCGAGCCAGTCCGACCCCTTGACGGTGTCGTACATATGCCAGCGCCAGTCGTCCTCGCTCATATTGCCGAGCGCGGCGGCGATGCCGCCCTGCGCCGCGACGGTGTGCGAGCGGGTCGGGAACACCTTGGTGATGCAGGCCGTGCGCAAGCCGGCTTCCGAGCAGCCGACGACGGCGCGCAGGCCGGAGCCGCCGGCGCCGACCACGACGACATCGTAGCTGTGGTCTTCGATCGGATAGGCGCGGCCGTTTACTGCCGGTCCGCCATTCGTTTTTTCATTGCCCGCCATGACTTAGACTCCAAACGAAAGCTTCAGGATGGCGAAGCAAGAGGCGAGGCCGACGGCGAAGCAGAAGAAGGTATTTCCCATCAGGCTCAAGAGCTTCAGCTTATCCTCGTGCACGTAGTCGAGGATGATTTCCTGCATACCGATCCACATGTGGTAGACGGTATTGACGATGAACAACAACATGATCACGGCCACCAGCGGCGAGCCGAGGATCTGCACCACGGCGGCGTGACTGCGGCCGAGAAGACTGATCACGATCACGATCAGCGCGACGGAGAGGAACACGCCGGCGAAGCCGGTGACCCGCTGATGCCAGAAACCCGTCGTGCCGGAGTGGGCAGCGCCCAGGCCGCGCACGCGGCGCATCGGAGTACGCATTTCGTTTGGACGCTGGCCGATCATCGCGGGCCTCCCATGGCGAGATAGCCGACGATCCACACCAGAATGGTCAGCGCGACCGAGCCGACGATGGTAGCGACCGCGAGCATTTCGCGTTCGTTAGGCTCGAAGCCGTGGCCGGTGTCCCAGATCAGGTGGCGGATGCCGCCGAGCATGTGGTGGAGAAGCGCCCACGTATACCCGAACAGCACCAGGCGGCCGATGAAGCTGCCGATGAACCATTCGAAATTGGCGTAGGCGTTGGGCCCGGAAGCCGCTGCGATCAGCCACCAGGCGAGCAGCAGCGTGCCGAAATACAATCCGGCGCCCGTGATGCGATGCACGATGGACATCATCATCGTGAGCATCGGTTTGTAGATTTGCAGGTGGGGCGAGGTGGGGCGCGCTCGGCGCGCTCCCGTGGTGGTGCTCGCCTCAAGCTCGGCCATTGTCGATCTCCCACTCCGCACCACCGGATCCCTGTCGGTGGTCGCGGCCGGTTGGTAGCCAAAGCGAGCGCCGACCGCAACGCACTTAATGGTTGAAGTCGCAGCCAGCTTCGAACTGAAATTGTTCTAACTTCTTCAAATACGAAAATAGAAGGTGTAAAGTGTCTGTTCAATATGTGATTTACGTAGATAGCCTTCGCAAAATAAGAAGGATAGGGTTCCGTGCGCTACGACTTCACCGATCTGAATCTTTTCCGCCATATCGTGGAGGCCGGGAGCATCACGCACGGCGCCGCACGGACGAACTTGGCGCTGGCGGCGGCCTCGACCCGCATCCGCAAGATGGAGCTGGCCTTCGGCACCGAGCTCCTGGTGCGCGGGCGCGGCGGCGTGACGCCGACGCAGGCCGGCCGCACGTTGTTACAGCACGCACGCGGTATCCTCGCGCAGACCGAACGCATGCAGGAGGACTTGTCGCCTTACGCTCGCGGTCTCGCCGGCCAGGTCCGTGTCCTGTCGAACACCAATGCGCTCACTGAATTTCTGCCGGAGACCTTGAGCTCATTCCTGATGTCGCATCCCGACATCAGCGTCGACCTTGAGGAGCGCCTGTCCGACGAGATCGTCGGCTTGATCGCGGAAGGGACGGGCGACATCGGGATCGTCGCCGGCACGGTCGATTACGGCGGGCTGCATACGTTTCCGTTCCGCAGCGATCGTTTCGTGCTGGTGGTGTCCAGCCAGCATCCGCTCGCCGGCTCGGAGGGGGTCGCCTTCGCCGATGTCGTCGATTACGACATGATCGGGCTCGATCGCGCCAGCGCCATCCAACGCTTCCTGGCCGACCGCGCCGCGCGCATCGGCCGTGCCATCAAGCTGCGCGTTCAGTTGCGCAGCTTCGACGCCATCTGCCGGTTGGTCGAAGCCAATGTCGGTGTTGGCATTGTGCCGGGGACCACGGTGAAACGCACGATGCGCAACATGGCGATCAGCGCGGTCCAGCTGACCGACCCATGGGCCCAGCGCGATCTCACCATCTGCGTACGCGATATCGAGGCGCTGCCGCCTTATGCGCGGCAGTTGGTGGATCATTTGAGGGCCGGTGTATGAGGGCGTGTTCGCGCCAGCGCCTCACTTCACCATCAGCACCCAATAATCCAAGTCGAGAATAACCTCCGGCTCGTAGTCGTCGCCCGACTTATACGGAAAATCGGGGCAAGGCCGATCCTTCGTCGCCACCGTGCGCAGGCGCAACGCGCCGACGTCGCTGCGGCCCGGGATGTCGGCCTTGGCCAGCACCTCCGACCAGGCAAACACGGTCAGCCCTGCAAACAAAGGTGCGACGTGCCGCCCGCCATTGATGGCCGCGACATGGAACGCATTGCCGAGTCCATTGAACGACAGCGCGCGCGCAAGCGAGATCACGTGGCCGCCGTAGATCAACCGTTTGCCGAAGCGGTCCTTGCTCTGGGCGAACTGGTTGAAGTGCACCTTGGCCGTGTTCTGGTAGAGGCGCGTCGCGATCATATGCTCGGCTTCCTCAACGGTCATGCCGTCGACATGATCGATCTTCTCGCCGACCTGATAATCGCCGAAACGATGTTGGCTGCCGGAAAGCGTGAGGTCATACGCATCCGCCTTGATCGGCGGACAAGCCGCTCCCAGCAGCGACGCATCCACCGCTTTCGGCAGATCCGGCACCGTGTCGCCGGGCGAAGGCGCGCTCTCGTCACGTTTGCGCACCATCACCCAGCGTGCGTAGTCGAGCACCGCCTCGCCACGCTGGTTGAAACCACGCGAGCGCACGTAAACGATGCCGCTCTTGCGGTTTGAATTCTCGCGCAGGCCGATCACCTCCGACACCGCGTTGAGCGTATCGCCCGGATACACCGCCTTGAGGAAACGGCAGTCGGCGTAACCGAGATTGGCCACCGCGTTCAGCGAGATGTCCGGCACCGTCTTGCCGAACACGATGTGGAACACCAACAGGTCGTCGATCGGCGCGCGCGGATAGCCGGTCGCCTGCGCAAAGGCATCGGAGGATTGCACCGCAAAGCGCCCACCGAACAACGCGTTGTAAAGCGCGACGTCCCCGACGGTGACCGTTCGCGGTGTGGCGTGGCGGATCTCCTGGCCGAGCCGAAAATCCTCGAAGAAATTGTCCGGATTGGTCTTGGAATTCATGGGGAAGAGCCGTTTTGCGCGGATTTGGCCGATGCTTTCATCTTACACGGCCCGCGGCCTTACTGCGCAAGGCCAAAATCCCGGCACGCGATGTAACCGGCCGCCCTCATCGACCGAATAGGAGGCATCGGGAATCCGGCCGTGCGTTGCGCCGGTCGAAGGAGATCGTATGAGCGGCCAGGCGTTTCAACCGAACGTGATGGCGCCGTGTAGCGAGTGTGCGTTGCATCCTGCGCCATTTGCGGACATGTCGGGGCGCAGTCCACGAGCGCGGCGTGCCATGACGACGGCTGAAACGCAGTCCCTTAACGCCGACGACCTCCGCCGTTCAGCTCAGATGGCGGCGGCGCAGGCGGGCGACCGTGCCGCCTACGAGGCGCTGTTGCGCGATTGCGTGCCGTTGATCAAGGCCATTGCCGGCCGGCAGGGTGTGCCCCGGGACCGCCGAGACGATGTCGTGCAGGATGTGTTGCTGACGATCCACCGCGCGCGCCATACCTACGATCCGTCCCGTCCGTTCACCGCCTGGCTCCGCGTCATCGCCGAGCGCCGTGCGATCGATGTATTGCGCCGGACGCGCCGCAACGATCTGCGTGAGGTGCACGCACCGCTGGCCTTCGACGCCTATCCCGACGAAGATGCCGACCCCGCGCGCGGTGTCGCGCAGACGGAGGTCTCGGGCCGGGTGAGCGAGGCGCTGGCGGGACTGCCGCCGAGCCAGCGCGAGGCGGTCGAGACCTTGGTGCTACAGGAGCAAACACTGACGGAAGCCGCGATCGCCACGCGCCGCACCAAAGTGGCGCTGAAAGTGAACTTGCATCGCGCGCTCAAGACGCTGCGTAGCAAGCTCGCGCGAACGGAGTGGACGCCATGACCGGCTCGCCCCACGATCGCCTGATCCAGGGTCTCGCCGCCGACCTGACGCCGGTGCGGCCGTTGCCGGCGCCTGCGTTGCGGGCGCTCGGCTGGCTCGGCGCCGTCGGCGCTGTTGCGATAGCGCTTGCCGTCTTCGCCGATCTCCACGCCATGTGGGAGCGGATCACCATGGCGCCCGATATGTGGCTCGCCGTCATCGGATCGATCGCGACGGCAGTTCTCGCCAGTATCGCCGCCTTCGAACTGAGCCTGCCCGACGCACGCCGTGACTGGGCCTGGCTGCCTGTGCCGGGCTTGTTGTTGTGGATCGGCGCCAGCGGCTTCGGCTGCCTGCGCTCGTGGGTATTGCCGGACACGCATGTCGCGGTGATGGGGGAGTCGCGGGACTGCCTCGTGTTCATCGTCGCGTTGTCGGTACCGTTGTCGGCGTTGATGCTGGTGATGCTGCGCCGGGCCTGTCCGTTGCAGCCGGGACTAACCGCGGCGATGGGCGGCCTCGCGGTTGCCGCGGCTGCGGCGACCTTGCTCAATTTCTTCCATCCGTTCGATGCGGCGGCAACCGATCTCGCCGTTCACGCGTTCGCCGTGGGCCTGGTCGTCGCCGCTAACCGTGTGCTCGGCGGACGGGTGTTCGCCGCGCCGATTTTTTCGCGGCCGATGTAACCGCGGGCGGGGTGCGACCGAAGAGGAGGAGATGGCGCAACGGCGTCATCGCACATCCTCTGGAGGAGTAACCATGACCCGTTCCCGCATCATCCTGTCCCTGGCCGCCGCGACCGTTGGCTTCACGCTCGCCGTCGCCCCCGGCGCCTTCGCGCAGGACAGCATGAAGAAAGACACGATGACCAAGGACAGCATGTCCAAGGACAACATGAAGAAGGACTCGATGTCGAAGGATTCGATGTCCAAGGACTCCATGTCGAAAGACAACATGTCCAAGGATTCCATGTCCAAGGACCACATGAAGAAATAACCGTGCTTGGGGCGGCCGGGTGCTGCATCCGCGGGCCCGGTCGCCTCGTAGCTGCGCAAGGAATGTCACGGAGAGAGCGTCATGAGCGTGCAGGCGATCGCCACAAGGACCGAACGTACGGCCGTCATTCATCCGGTCTGGGTTCGCATCGCGCATTGGATCAACGCGGTGGCGATCCTGGTGATGATCGGCTCCGGTTGGCAGATTTACGATGCTTCACCGTTGTTCGGCTTCACGTTCCCGCGGCAGATCGCGCTCGGCCAATGGCTCGGCGGTGCGTTGCAGTGGCATTTCGCGGCGATGTGGGTGCTGGTCGTCAACGGGCTCGTCTATGTGACGCTCGGCTTCGTTACCGGCCGCTTCCGCCGCAAGCTGCTGCCCATCTCGCCGGGCGCGGTGCTGGCCGATACCAAGGCGGCGCTGACCTTCAAGCTCAGCCATGAGGACCTGTCGCATTACAACGCCGTGCAGAAGTTGCTGTATGCCGGCATTCTTCTCGTGGGCGCGGTCATCGTGTTGTCCGGTCTCGCGATTTGGAAGCCGGTGCAATTCCAGGAACTGACCGCGCTGTTCGGCGGCTACGACGTCGCCCGCTATGTTCACTTCGCCTGCATGGCGGCGATCGTCGGCTTCCTGGTCGTTCATGTATCGCTCGCGCTGCTGGTGCCGAAGAGCCTGCGCGCGATGGTCGCCGGCAAGTAGGAGAAGCGATATGCGTATCCGCAAAATCATTCCCGGCGTCGATTCCAAGCTCCTGATCAAGGACGCCGCCAAGCTGATGCCTGATGCCTCGCGCCGCGGCTTCCTGCGTGGTGCGGCGAGTTTGGGCGCGCTCGCCTTCTTGACCGGTTGCGACATCGTCGACGGCGACACGGCCGAAGGCGTCTTGCGCAAGGTGTCGGAGTTCAACGACGGCGCGCAGGCGGCTTTGTTCAGCCGCACCAAGCTGGCGCCGACCTACAAGGAAAGCGACATCACGCGGCCATTCCCGTTCAACGCCTATTATAGTGAGGACGAAGCGCCGGTGGTCGACGGCGACAGCTACAAGCTCGAGATTTCAGGCCTCGTCGAGAACAAGAAGCCGTGGACGCTGAAGGAGCTTCATGCGCTGCCGGAGGTGTCGCAGATCACCCGTCACATCTGCGTCGAGGGCTGGAGCGCGATCGGCTCGTGGCAGGGCGCTTCGCTCGCCGACTTCCTGAAACGCATCGGCGCCGACACGCGCGCGAAATACGTCTGGTTCCAGTGCGCGGAGGGCTATACCAACACCATCGACATGCCGACCGCGTTGCATCCGCAGACGCAGATGTCGTTCAAGTTCGACAACAAGATCCTGCCGCGCGCCTACGGCTTTCCGATGAAAATCCGCATCCCCACCAAGCTCGGCTTCAAGAATCCGAAATACGTGGTGGCGATGGAAGTCACCAACGTCGACAAAGGCGGCTATTGGGAGAACCAGGGCTACAACTGGTTCTCGGGGCTTTGATCCCGCCGCGCTCTCGTTCTTTAGGATGAGAAGACGGGCGGATCGCTTGTCATAACCGATCTCTTCCGTTAGCACACCGGCGCGCCGATGAGCGACACGCCGTTGCCGCAAGCGCCCTGCTGCATCTCCGCTCATCCGGTCGCACGATAATTCTTGCGCGACCCGCCCCACACCCGGCATGACGCCCGGTGCGCGAGCACCAATCGCGCGCGCGAACGATATTTCGCGCTCCGACCAAGGATGATTGCGATGGACCGGGAACAGCCAAAACGCCGCCTCTGGAGCTGGTGGTACCTGCTCTTCATTCTCCTCTGCGGCGTATCGTTGTGGCCGCCGTTCTTCAACCGCATCGAGCCGACGTTGATCGGCATCCCTTTCTTCTACTGGTTTCAACTCGCGCTGATCCTCGCCGGCGCGGTGGTGACCGCTGTCGTCTATTTCGCGACCGAAGAATGAACGCGCTGCGCGCCCGAACGACGCTCGAAAAGGAACTTGGATTTGCAGAACATTAATTGGGTCGCGCTCGCCGTCTTCGTGTTGCTGTTCGGGTTTGTGACGTGGCTTGGTTTCGCCGCCGCGCGTTGGCGCAAGGGCGATCTCGATCAATTGCATGAATGGGGCCTCGGCGGCCGCCGCTTCGGCACCATGGTCACCTGGTTCCTGATCGGCGGCGATCTCTATACGGCTTATACCTTCATCGCCGTGCCGGCCTTGGCGTTCGGTGCTGGCGCCATCGCCTTCTTCGCGATCACGTATACGATCCTGATCTATCCGCTGCTGTTCGTCGTTTTCCCGCGCATTTGGCGTGTCTGTCACAAGCACGGCTACATCACCGCCGGTGACTTCGTGCGCGGTCGTTTCGGCAATCGCTGGCTTGCGCTTGCGATCACGGTCACGGGGCTGGTCGCCACCATGCCCTACATCGCGTTGCAGCTTGTCGGCATGCAGGTCGTCGTCGGCGCGATGGGCGTCAGCGGCTCCGGCCTCCTGGGCGAACTGCCGCTGATCATCGCCTTCCTCATCCTTGCGGCCTTCACCTACACCAGCGGCCTGCGCGCGCCGGCTTCTATTGCCATCGTCAAGGACATCCTGATCTACATTACGGTCTTCGCCGCGATCATCATCATCCCGATCGAGATCGGCGGCTTTGGCAAGGTGTTCTCGGCGGTGCCGCCGGAGAAGCTCCTGCTCGCCATGCCGGGCCCGAACTCGACCGGCGCGTACGGCGCCTATGCCACGCTCGCGCTCGGCTCGGCGCTGGCGCTGTTCCTCTATCCGCACTCGATCACCGGCATCCTCAGCGCCTCGAGCGGCCACGCGATCCGCCGCAATGCGGCGCTGTTGCCCGGCTATTCGTTCGTGCTTGGTCTGCTGACGCTGCTCGGCTTCTTCGCCATCGCCGCCGGCGTCGCGGGGCTGCCGCAGTTCGCCGAGGGCTTCAAGGAGTTCGGCAACAACTACGCGGTTCCCGCGCTGTTCCTGCACGCCTTCCCGTCGTGGTTCGTCGGCGTCGCCTTCGCGGCCATCGCCATTGGCGCCCTGGTGCCGGCGTCGATCATGTCGATCGCCGCGGCAAACCTCTACACCCGCAACATCCACCGCGAGTTCATCAATAAGAACCCGACGCCGGAGCAGGAAACGCAGATGGCGAAATGGGTATCGCTCATCGTCAAGGCGGGCGCGCTGGTGTTCATCCTGTTCATCCCGACGAAATACGCGATCTATCTGCAATTGCTCGGCGGCATCTGGATTATCCATACCTTGCCGGCGGTGATGCTCGGCGCCTTCACGCGCTGGTTCAATTCGTGGGCGCTGCTGGTTGGTTGGGCGGTCGGCATCGCGCTCGGCACCATCATGGCGGCGGCAACCGGTTTGACGCCGACTTATCCGCTGGTCATCGCCGGCTTCTCGCTGCCCGGCTACACGGCGCTTTACACGGTCGTGCTCAACTTGCTGATCGCCGTTGTGCTGACGCCGGTTTTCAATGCCATCGCCGCCGCGCGCAACGCGGCGGACCAGACGGCGGAGGCCGATTACGTCGCCTGACCGTGGTGCTCGCTACTTCTGCCGCGGCTGCTCGGACCCGGTGATGAGCCGCGCGCCGCGTTGGAAGGTGAGGTAGTCCCAGAACCAGGTGAAGGCGACCATGAAGCGGTAGCGCAGGCCGATCAGGAAATAGATGTGCGCGACGCTCCAGAACACCCAGCCGACGAAGCCCTTCAATTGCAGGCGGCCGAATTTCACCACCGCGGCGCGGCGGCCGATGGTGGCGAGATCGCCGAGATGGCGATAGCGGAACGGCTTGCCGCCTGACTGACCTGCGACGCGCGCCGCGATGAGCGTGCCGACATAGTGTCCCATCTGCTTGGCGGCCGGTGCGATGCCGGGCACCGGATGTCCGTCGCTGGCGAATACCGCCGCGGTGTCGCCGATGACGAAAATTTCCGGATGGTCCGGCAGCGACAGATCGGGCCCGACTTTCACGCGCCCCGCGCGGTCCGCTTCGACGCCGAGCCAGCGGGCGGCGGGGGACGCGACTACGCCCGCGGCCCAGATGACGGTGCCGGCATCGATGCGGCCGGCATTGGTATCGACACCGCCCTCGTCGCATTTCGTGACCATCGTATCCGTGCGTACGTCGACGCCGGCCTTCATGAGCGTCGCGCGGACATAGTCGGACATGTCGGGCGGAAACGCCGGCAGCAGGCGCGGCCCCGCTTCGATCAGCACGATGCGCGCCGCGCGCGGATCGATATTGCGGAAGTCGGCGGCGAGCGTTTGTCGCGCGATGTCGGCAATCGCGCCGGCCATTTCGACGCCGGTTGCGCCGCCGCCGACGATGACGAACGTGAGCAGGCGATTTTGTGCGGCACGATCGGCCATCGCCTCGGCCCGCTCGAAGGCGATGAGGATGCTGCGGCGGATTCGCGTGGCGTCCTCGATACGCTTGAGGCCGGGCGCGACCGGCGCCCATTCGTCGTGGCCGAAGTAGGAGTGGGTCGCGCCGGTGGCGAGCACGAGATAGTCGTACGGGATCTCGTTCATGGTGGTGCGGATGTATTTGCGCGCGGCGTCGACCGCGACGACCTCTTCCATCAGCACCGTGGCGTTGCGCTGGTCCCGCAGGATGTGGCGGATCGGCCAAGCGACATCGGCCGGCGACAACGCCGCTGTGGCGACCTGATAGAGCAGCGGCTGGAAGCAGTGATGGTTGTGCCGGTCGATGACGGTCACCTCGGCGGCCGCGCGGTCCAACGCCTTGGCGGCTTCCAATCCGCCGAAGCCGGCACCCACGACGACGATTCTCGGGACGCTGAGGGCCATCTCACACCCATCCGTTTGACGCAGGCCTTACCCTCAATGTCGGGGCGGCCGGAGCAGTTGCCAAGGTAGAAGCGAGGCTTTAGCAATCCGTGCCTTAGCTGGCGTCGTGGCAGGAATACCCGCCATGACGGAGGAAACGCTCACACGAGGCCCCCATGGCAACCTACAACCTTCTTCTTCTCCCCGGCGACGGCATCGGTCCTGAAGTGATGGCCGAGGTGAAGCGGATCATCGAATTCCTCAATAAAAAGGGCCCGAACCGCTTTACCTATGACGAGGGGCTGGTCGGCGGCTCCTGCTACGACGCCCATCAGGTGTCGATCACCGACGAGACGATGGAGAAGGCCAAGGCCGCGGACGCCGTGATCTTCGGCGCGGTCGGCGGGCCGAAGTGGGACAAGGTGCCGTACGAGGCGCGCCCGGAGGCCGGCCTGCTGCGCCTGCGCAAGGATCTCGCGCTCTACGCCAATTTGCGCCCGGCGGTGACCTATCCGGCGCTGGCCGACGCCTCCGCGCTCAAGCGCGAGCTGGTCGAAGGGCTCGACATCATGATTTTGCGCGAGCTCACCGGCGGCGTTTATTTCGGCGAGCCGAAGACGATCACCGATCTCGGCAACGGCCAGAAGCGGGCGGTCGACACGCAGGTTTACGACACCTACGAGATCGAGCGCATCTCGCGCGTCGCTTTCGAGCTCGCGCGCAAGCGGCGCAACAAGGTGACGTCGATGGAAAAGCACAACGTCATGAAGACGGGCGTGCTGTGGAAGGAAGTCGTGCAGCAGACGCACGACCGCGAGTTCAAGGACGTGACGCTCGAGCACCAGCTCGCCGATTCCGGCGGCATGCAGCTCGTGAAGAACCCGAAGCAGTTCGACGTTATCGTCACCGAC from Pseudolabrys taiwanensis includes:
- the sdhA gene encoding succinate dehydrogenase flavoprotein subunit is translated as MAGNEKTNGGPAVNGRAYPIEDHSYDVVVVGAGGSGLRAVVGCSEAGLRTACITKVFPTRSHTVAAQGGIAAALGNMSEDDWRWHMYDTVKGSDWLGDQDSIEYMCRNAPAAVYELEHWGLPFSRREEDGKIYQRPFGGMTTHYGKGTAQRTCAAADRTGHAMLHTMYGQALRHNAEFYIEYFAIDLIMDSEGRCRGVIALNMDDGSIHRFAANQTILATGGYGRAYFSCTSAHICTGDGGGMVLRAGLPMQDMEFVQFHPTGIYPAGCLITEGSRGEGGYLTNSEGERFMERYAPSAKDLASRDVVSRSMTLEIREGRGVGKDKDHIFLHLDHLDPKVLHERLPGISETARIFAGVDVTREPIPVLPTVHYNMGGIATNYHGEAVTLKDGNPDQVIPGLMALGEAGCVSVHGANRLGSNSLIDLVVFGRAAAQRCAEILKPGEKQPDLPKDSADLALSRLDGRRYASGGTPTAELRLKMQRVMQNNCAVFRTGDVLKEGVKLIHDVYEGMPDVKVNDRSLIWNSDLIETLELDNLIVQALVTMESAENRTESRGGHAREDFPERDDKNWMKHTLAWADEKGNVKIDYRPVHTYTLTNEVSYIEPKARVY
- the sdhD gene encoding succinate dehydrogenase, hydrophobic membrane anchor protein — translated: MIGQRPNEMRTPMRRVRGLGAAHSGTTGFWHQRVTGFAGVFLSVALIVIVISLLGRSHAAVVQILGSPLVAVIMLLFIVNTVYHMWIGMQEIILDYVHEDKLKLLSLMGNTFFCFAVGLASCFAILKLSFGV
- the sdhC gene encoding succinate dehydrogenase, cytochrome b556 subunit, coding for MAELEASTTTGARRARPTSPHLQIYKPMLTMMMSIVHRITGAGLYFGTLLLAWWLIAAASGPNAYANFEWFIGSFIGRLVLFGYTWALLHHMLGGIRHLIWDTGHGFEPNEREMLAVATIVGSVALTILVWIVGYLAMGGPR
- a CDS encoding LysR family transcriptional regulator, with the protein product MRYDFTDLNLFRHIVEAGSITHGAARTNLALAAASTRIRKMELAFGTELLVRGRGGVTPTQAGRTLLQHARGILAQTERMQEDLSPYARGLAGQVRVLSNTNALTEFLPETLSSFLMSHPDISVDLEERLSDEIVGLIAEGTGDIGIVAGTVDYGGLHTFPFRSDRFVLVVSSQHPLAGSEGVAFADVVDYDMIGLDRASAIQRFLADRAARIGRAIKLRVQLRSFDAICRLVEANVGVGIVPGTTVKRTMRNMAISAVQLTDPWAQRDLTICVRDIEALPPYARQLVDHLRAGV
- a CDS encoding MaoC family dehydratase gives rise to the protein MNSKTNPDNFFEDFRLGQEIRHATPRTVTVGDVALYNALFGGRFAVQSSDAFAQATGYPRAPIDDLLVFHIVFGKTVPDISLNAVANLGYADCRFLKAVYPGDTLNAVSEVIGLRENSNRKSGIVYVRSRGFNQRGEAVLDYARWVMVRKRDESAPSPGDTVPDLPKAVDASLLGAACPPIKADAYDLTLSGSQHRFGDYQVGEKIDHVDGMTVEEAEHMIATRLYQNTAKVHFNQFAQSKDRFGKRLIYGGHVISLARALSFNGLGNAFHVAAINGGRHVAPLFAGLTVFAWSEVLAKADIPGRSDVGALRLRTVATKDRPCPDFPYKSGDDYEPEVILDLDYWVLMVK
- a CDS encoding RNA polymerase sigma factor translates to MSGQAFQPNVMAPCSECALHPAPFADMSGRSPRARRAMTTAETQSLNADDLRRSAQMAAAQAGDRAAYEALLRDCVPLIKAIAGRQGVPRDRRDDVVQDVLLTIHRARHTYDPSRPFTAWLRVIAERRAIDVLRRTRRNDLREVHAPLAFDAYPDEDADPARGVAQTEVSGRVSEALAGLPPSQREAVETLVLQEQTLTEAAIATRRTKVALKVNLHRALKTLRSKLARTEWTP
- a CDS encoding NrsF family protein produces the protein MTGSPHDRLIQGLAADLTPVRPLPAPALRALGWLGAVGAVAIALAVFADLHAMWERITMAPDMWLAVIGSIATAVLASIAAFELSLPDARRDWAWLPVPGLLLWIGASGFGCLRSWVLPDTHVAVMGESRDCLVFIVALSVPLSALMLVMLRRACPLQPGLTAAMGGLAVAAAAATLLNFFHPFDAAATDLAVHAFAVGLVVAANRVLGGRVFAAPIFSRPM
- a CDS encoding pentapeptide MXKDX repeat protein; this translates as MTRSRIILSLAAATVGFTLAVAPGAFAQDSMKKDTMTKDSMSKDNMKKDSMSKDSMSKDSMSKDNMSKDSMSKDHMKK
- a CDS encoding cytochrome b/b6 domain-containing protein, which produces MSVQAIATRTERTAVIHPVWVRIAHWINAVAILVMIGSGWQIYDASPLFGFTFPRQIALGQWLGGALQWHFAAMWVLVVNGLVYVTLGFVTGRFRRKLLPISPGAVLADTKAALTFKLSHEDLSHYNAVQKLLYAGILLVGAVIVLSGLAIWKPVQFQELTALFGGYDVARYVHFACMAAIVGFLVVHVSLALLVPKSLRAMVAGK
- a CDS encoding molybdopterin-dependent oxidoreductase; this encodes MRIRKIIPGVDSKLLIKDAAKLMPDASRRGFLRGAASLGALAFLTGCDIVDGDTAEGVLRKVSEFNDGAQAALFSRTKLAPTYKESDITRPFPFNAYYSEDEAPVVDGDSYKLEISGLVENKKPWTLKELHALPEVSQITRHICVEGWSAIGSWQGASLADFLKRIGADTRAKYVWFQCAEGYTNTIDMPTALHPQTQMSFKFDNKILPRAYGFPMKIRIPTKLGFKNPKYVVAMEVTNVDKGGYWENQGYNWFSGL
- a CDS encoding DUF3311 domain-containing protein, which gives rise to MDREQPKRRLWSWWYLLFILLCGVSLWPPFFNRIEPTLIGIPFFYWFQLALILAGAVVTAVVYFATEE
- the mctP gene encoding monocarboxylate uptake permease MctP, producing the protein MQNINWVALAVFVLLFGFVTWLGFAAARWRKGDLDQLHEWGLGGRRFGTMVTWFLIGGDLYTAYTFIAVPALAFGAGAIAFFAITYTILIYPLLFVVFPRIWRVCHKHGYITAGDFVRGRFGNRWLALAITVTGLVATMPYIALQLVGMQVVVGAMGVSGSGLLGELPLIIAFLILAAFTYTSGLRAPASIAIVKDILIYITVFAAIIIIPIEIGGFGKVFSAVPPEKLLLAMPGPNSTGAYGAYATLALGSALALFLYPHSITGILSASSGHAIRRNAALLPGYSFVLGLLTLLGFFAIAAGVAGLPQFAEGFKEFGNNYAVPALFLHAFPSWFVGVAFAAIAIGALVPASIMSIAAANLYTRNIHREFINKNPTPEQETQMAKWVSLIVKAGALVFILFIPTKYAIYLQLLGGIWIIHTLPAVMLGAFTRWFNSWALLVGWAVGIALGTIMAAATGLTPTYPLVIAGFSLPGYTALYTVVLNLLIAVVLTPVFNAIAAARNAADQTAEADYVA